The following proteins are co-located in the Cryptococcus neoformans var. grubii H99 chromosome 1, complete sequence genome:
- a CDS encoding adaptin ear-binding coat-associated protein 2 — protein MESLTDEIEAVLFVAREVMVYQIPPRTTTAGYKAAEWNVESFLWKGRMRVLDVGSRSEIRLEDSNTGELFAQVNYVSPWNQVEPVLDSSRYFVLRVEGEGGKRAYIGMGFAERGESFDFQVALQSVTKRSQNISSSSNPSEQPQPTAPPKDYSLKDGQTFTIKIPGREGKKPSPSQTPSSGGGGGGGGLFSLPPPPPPGRRG, from the exons ATGGAATCCTTAACAGACGAGATAGAAGCCGTCCTTTTTGTAGCTCGGGAAGTCATGG TCTACCAGATCCCCCCGCGAACGACCACAGCTGGGTATAAAGCTGCCGAATGGAATGTGGAGTCGTTCCTATGGAAGGGGCGGATGAGGGTGCTTGATGTTGGATCTCGGAGCGAAATCCGATTAGAG GATTCCAACACTGGCGAGCTCTTCGCGCAAGTAAACTATGTCAGCCCTTGGAATCAGGTGGAACCCGTACTGGATTCTTCAAGGTACTTTGTGCTCAGagtggaaggggagggCGGGAAGAGGGCATATATTGGGATGGGCTTTGCCGAAAGGGGAGAATCATTTGATTTCCAA GTAGCATTACAATCAGTCACAAAACGATCCCAAaatatctcttcttcttcaaatccaTCTGAACAACCACAGCCAACCGCTCCTCCTAAGGACTACTCTCTCAAGGATGGGCAAACGTTCACCATCAAGATTCCAGGtagagaagggaagaagccTTCACCCAGTCAAACTCCAAGTtctggtggtggtggcggcggcggcgggctcttctctcttcctcctcctcctccgcctggGAGAAGGGGTTGA